A region of the Thermogemmatispora onikobensis genome:
GATCAGGTTGCGAATGGCCAGGCGCGTGGGGATCAGGACCTTGCCGCCCAGGTGACCACACTTCTTCTCTGAGGCGAGCTGATCTTCAAAGTGCACGCCTGCCGCCCCCGCTTCGATCATGGCTTTGGTCAGCTCAAAGACGTTGAGCGGCCCACCAAAACCCGCTTCGCCATCGGCAACAATCGGGGCAAACCAGTAGGTGTCTCCCTTCCCTTCGGCCTGCTGAATCTGGTCGGCCCGCTGCAGCGCCTGGTTGATGCGCTTGACGACATGCGGCACGCTGTTGGAGGGGTAGAGACTCTGGTCGGGATACATCTGCCCCGCCAGGTTGGCATCGGCAGCTACCTGCCAGCCGCTCAGATAGATGGCTTTGAGGCCTGCTTTGACTTGCTGAACCGCCTGGTTGCCGGTGAGTGCTCCAAGCGCCGCCACGTATGGCTCGCTGTGCAGCAGCTCCCACAGCCGCTCAGCCCCCAGGCGCGCTAAGGTGTATTCTATCTGAATGGAGCCGCGCAGACGGATGACGTCTTGTCCGCTATAGGGCCGCTTGATCCCCTGCCAGCGCGGATCTTCGCGCCAGGCACGCTCCAGCTCCTCGGCGCTGGGGCCGCTATAGGGCGTCTGCCGCTTTCCATGGGCACCGTTGCCATTCATAGTATATTGACTGCTCATTATGATCTCTGCTCCTCTCTCCAGAAGCGCTTCGATAAGTTTTGACCTATAGATCTGCGGGGCCTGCTCGCTCCATAACAAGGATAACACACGAACAGGCGAAGTTGCTATGAAATAAGTTAAAAGCTGGTAAGCTTTTGGATAACCAAACACTTATAGGTTGCAGAGACAAAGATGGGGAGCCAGTTCGCTTCTGAGGAAGTGAGCTGGCTCCCCGCATGCAACGCCCGCTTCGGGCTCAGCCTGACCGGGGGTCCAGGCTAGGCGCCGTGACACTTCTTGTACTTTTTGCCGCTGCCGCAGTAGCAGAGGTCGTTGCGCCCGATCTTGCGCGGGGGGGCCGCTGGTTGAGCCACGGGGGCGCTGGCAACCGCCGTGCCGCCACGGGCCGCGCGCCGTCCTCCGCCGCTGCGCGGGCGGGAGCCGTTGCCATCGCTCTTGGACTGACCGCTGAGGCGCGCGATCTCCTCGATATTGGTGCGCAGGTTGCGCGGCAGCTGACGCGGCTTCGGCTGCGGGCGCTGGACGGTCACGGTGATTTCGCCGCGCAGCATCTTGAGCAGTTCGTCGACGATATAGTGCTGGATGGCGCGCTTCAGCTCCTCAAACATGCGATAGGCTTCGTTCTTGAATTCGGTCAGTGGATCACGCTGACCGACAGCGCGGAACTGGATGCCGGAGCGCATCACATCAAGGGCATCGATGTGGTCCATCCAGAGACGGTCGACGACCTGCAACGTGATCGCCCGCTCCAGATCGCCCAGACTGGGCACGCCCTGGCCCGGGTGCTCGGCGGCCAGTTCGTCAAGCCGGCGCCCCTGGGCCTCGTAGTGCTCAATGACCAGCTCGCTCAGGCGCTCCTTCAGCTGGTCTTTGTGCAGAGCATGCAGGTTCTCCGGCAGGAAGTCCTCGGGGACATGGACCCAGCGCTCAATCTGGGTGAAGAGCAGCTCTAATTCGCCCTCATCGTTAATGGCGTGCCCGGGAATGCAGCGATCTACGAGGGCCGCGATCTCGTTGCGGATCATCTCCAGGACCCGCTCGTGCATGTCGGCCCGTTCGAGAACGGCCCGCCGGTCGGCATAGATGACCTCACGCTGTTTGGCAATGACATCGTCATATTCGACGACGTGCTTGCGGACGTCGAAGTTGTAGCCCTCGACGCGAGCCTGGGTCTGCTCGATAAAGCGTGTGACTAGGCTGCTCTCCAGGGGCATGTCCTCATCCATACCGGCAAATTTCATGATTCCCGAGGCGCGATCGGCTCCGAAGCGGCGCAGGAGGTCGTCCTCTAGCGAGAGATAGAAGCGCGAGGAGCCGGGGTCGCCCTGACGGCCAGCACGGCCCCGGAGCTGGTTGTCGATACGCCGCGACTCATGACGCTCGGTGCCAATGACGTGCAGGCCGCCCAACTCAACCACCCGCCGGTGATCCTCTT
Encoded here:
- a CDS encoding isocitrate lyase/phosphoenolpyruvate mutase family protein — protein: MMSSQYTMNGNGAHGKRQTPYSGPSAEELERAWREDPRWQGIKRPYSGQDVIRLRGSIQIEYTLARLGAERLWELLHSEPYVAALGALTGNQAVQQVKAGLKAIYLSGWQVAADANLAGQMYPDQSLYPSNSVPHVVKRINQALQRADQIQQAEGKGDTYWFAPIVADGEAGFGGPLNVFELTKAMIEAGAAGVHFEDQLASEKKCGHLGGKVLIPTRLAIRNLI
- a CDS encoding SEC-C metal-binding domain-containing protein, with amino-acid sequence MFEELKRAIQHYIVDELLKMLRGEITVTVQRPQPKPRQLPRNLRTNIEEIARLSGQSKSDGNGSRPRSGGGRRAARGGTAVASAPVAQPAAPPRKIGRNDLCYCGSGKKYKKCHGA